A window of the Candidatus Cloacimonadota bacterium genome harbors these coding sequences:
- the fliM gene encoding flagellar motor switch protein FliM gives MKKILSQDEIDALLVDSADEEETEIDLDVLEKKSKKIAKKKIRRYDFKHPELLYKAQFRILKFIHDTFAKSFSANLSASLRTIVDLETLSVDQVRYNEYMSAFDESTCLYTITSPVMGDALVEINSRFVQLIVDRVFGGTGEGNFYERSTTTIEQKTMRKIIFQLINNLNISWRNVVDVNYQYKGFETSPQLVQLTHPNEITIVHFFGMEFAGTKYTMNICYPYYAMESIIKGISTQKIRVKSVSEEESKKIKSTLYNSKIDFLAKIKPVNITIGDFMQLKNGDLIVTDHEVKDELPIFIGKFPKYFGRLIKHGKRKAVQLTRIYEEGGY, from the coding sequence ATGAAAAAAATATTATCGCAGGATGAAATTGATGCCTTACTCGTTGATTCCGCAGACGAAGAGGAAACTGAAATTGATCTGGATGTGCTGGAGAAGAAAAGTAAGAAGATCGCCAAGAAAAAGATTCGCAGATATGACTTCAAGCACCCGGAACTTCTTTACAAGGCTCAATTCAGAATACTGAAATTTATCCATGATACGTTTGCCAAGAGCTTTAGTGCAAATTTAAGCGCTTCTCTTAGAACTATTGTCGATCTGGAAACATTGTCAGTTGATCAAGTTCGCTACAATGAATATATGTCGGCATTTGATGAATCCACCTGTCTTTACACAATCACTTCACCGGTTATGGGTGATGCTTTAGTCGAAATCAACTCACGATTTGTTCAACTCATTGTAGATAGAGTTTTTGGTGGAACAGGTGAAGGGAATTTCTATGAACGATCTACTACAACAATAGAACAAAAGACAATGAGGAAAATTATCTTCCAACTTATCAATAATCTGAACATCTCGTGGAGAAATGTAGTTGATGTAAATTATCAGTATAAAGGCTTTGAAACCAGTCCGCAACTTGTGCAATTAACACATCCGAATGAAATCACAATCGTTCATTTTTTCGGTATGGAATTCGCAGGAACAAAATACACGATGAATATTTGTTATCCCTATTATGCAATGGAATCAATAATCAAAGGAATTTCCACACAAAAGATCAGAGTAAAAAGTGTCAGTGAAGAAGAAAGCAAAAAAATAAAAAGCACTCTTTATAATAGTAAAATTGATTTTTTAGCAAAAATAAAGCCAGTAAATATTACGATAGGAGATTTTATGCAACTTAAAAATGGAGATTTGATTGTAACTGATCATGAAGTAAAAGACGAATTGCCAATTTTCATTGGTAAATTTCCCAAATATTTTGGACGCTTAATAAAACATGGAAAAAGAAAAGCGGTTCAATTAACAAGAATTTATGAAGAAGGAGGATATTAA